In a single window of the Panthera leo isolate Ple1 chromosome A1, P.leo_Ple1_pat1.1, whole genome shotgun sequence genome:
- the UTP15 gene encoding U3 small nucleolar RNA-associated protein 15 homolog: MAGYKPVAIQTYPILGEKITQDTLYWNNYKTPVQIKEFGAVSKVDFSPQPPYNYAVTASSRIHIYGRYSQEPIKTFSRFKDTAYCATFRQDGRLLVAGSEDGGVQLFDITGRAPLRHFEGHTKAVHTVDFTADKYHVVSGADDYTVKLWDIPNSKEILTFKEHSDYVRCGCASKLNPDLFVTGSYDHTLKMFDARTNKSVISVEHGQPVESVLLFPSGGLLVSAGGRYVKIWDILKGGQLLVSLKNHHKTVTCLYLSSSGQRLLSGSLDRKVKIYSTTSYKVVHSFDYAASILSLALAHEDETIVVGMTNGILSVKHRKSEAKKDSLPRRRRPAYRTFIKGKNYMKQRDDILINRPSKKHLELYDRDLKNFRVSKALDRVLEPSCTIKTPEITVSIIKELNRRGVLANALAGRDEKEISRVLNFLIRNLSQPRFAPVLINAAEIIIDIYLPVIGQSPVVDKKFLLLQGLVEKEIDYQRELLETLGMMDMLFATMTRKESTSVWQHASDGFLENKKMES, from the exons ATGGCTGGTTATAAGCCTGTAGCTATTCAGACGTATCCTATACTTGGTGAAAAAATCACCCAAGACACACTGTACTGGAACAACTATAAG acCCCTGTTCAGATCAAGGAGTTTGGTGCAGTGTCAAAAGTAGACTTTTCTCCGCAGCCTCCATATAATTATGCTGTCACAGCTTCCTCGAGG aTTCACATTTATGGCCGATATTCTCAAGAACCTATAAAAACCTTTTCCCGATTTAAAGACACAGCATACTGTGCGACTTTTCGTCAGGATGGTAGACTGCTTGTAGCTGGCAGTGAAGATGGTGGAGTTCAGCTTTTTGATATAACGGGGAGAGCTCCCCTCAGGCACTTTGAAGGCCATACTAA agcagttcaTACAGTCGATTTTACAGCTGACAAATATCATGTGGTCTCTGGGGCTGATGATTATACAGTTAAATTGTGGGATATTCCAAACTCCAAAGAAATTCTGACATTCAAAGAACATTCTGATTATGTGAGGTGTGGATGTGCTAGCAAACTGAACCCAGATCTCTTTGTAACAG GGTCATACGATCATACCCTCAAGATGTTTGACGCACGAACCAATAAGAGTGTGATCTCTGTTGAGCATGGGCAGCCAGTGGAGAGTGTCCTGCTCTTTCCCTCTGGAGGTCTTCTGGTATCagcag GAGGTCGTTATGTTAAAATCTGGGACATACTAAAAGGAGGACAGTTGCTAGTATCTTTGAAAAATCATCATAAAACTGTGACATGTTTATATCTGAGCAGCTCTGGACAGAGGTTACTCTCTGGGTCACTGGATAG GAAGGTGAAAATATATAGCACGACTTCCTATAAAGTAGTCCACAGTTTTGATTACGCAGCTTCAATTTTGAGTCTTGCACTTGCA CATGAAGATGAGACAATAGTTGTGGGAATGACCAATGGAATACTAAGTGTTAAACATAGGAAATCTGAAGCAAAGAAGGATTCTCTTCCGAGGAGAAGAAGGCCTGCATATCGAacttttattaaaggaaaaaattacatgAAGCAACGG GATGACATTTTGATCAACAGGCCATCAAAGAAACACCTAGAATTATATGACAGGGATCTGAAAAATTTCCGGGTCTCTAAAGCACTTGACAGAGTCCTTGAG CCTAGTTGTACAATAAAGACACCTGAGATTACAGTTTCCATCATAAAGGAGCTAAATCGAAGAGGAGTCCTTGCAAATGCCCTTGCAGGCCGGGATGAAAAGGAAATAAGTcgtgttcttaattttttgataCG gAATCTTTCTCAGCCAAGATTTGCCCCTGTTTTGATCAATGCTGCTGAAATAATTATTG atATATATCTTCCTGTGATTGGTCAGTCACCTGTAGTTGACAAAAAGTTTTTATTACTTCAAGGACTTGTAGAGAAAGAGATTGATTACCAAAGAGAACTACTAGAAACCTTGGGGATGATGGATATGCTCTTTGCCACTATGACAAGGAAAGAAAGCACTTCTGTGTGGCAGCATGCATCTGATGGATTTCTAGAGAACAAGAAGATGGAATCATAG